A part of Molothrus aeneus isolate 106 unplaced genomic scaffold, BPBGC_Maene_1.0 scaffold_30, whole genome shotgun sequence genomic DNA contains:
- the TRIM41 gene encoding E3 ubiquitin-protein ligase TRIM41, whose product MAAPLALGGPGSLRPDPVETLQEEAICAICLDYFADPVSIGCGHNFCRGCISRLWARGGGGATEPGPERSELGEEEEEEEEEEEELEEDELDVEQEEEEDGVEEEEEDDDMWEEDEEEEEEEEGELWGDPAEDEEEEEDDEGGAAWAGGAEGSGLYLGYDEDVMEADVEEEEEAEDEDDEEEDDDDDDDDEEEEGPAAFTCPQCRKSFSQRSFRPNLQLANMVHIIRQLHPGPAPAATGTTGSTGTGPEPGGAPGGPPELCPKHREPLKLFCEQDLAPICVVCREARGHKQHSVLPLDEALQECKTKLQSHLEPLRRQLEAVLKQKSSEEEKISLLREQMQAEMQELEADFEELQQFLAGEQLLLLRQLQERHQALQARQQRNLSALEERGAALQRLISEAEAAGRQEGLQLLKDIKGTFIRCENIKFQEPEMIPVDVGRKFRNCFLQDVVMRKMEKVFSKVPQADVTLDPSTAHPRLCLSLDRRSVRLSERRPEPADGARQPQQPQQPPQQQHQQRPDGTGGSSGDLCVLGSPGFTAGRHYWEVEVGGRRGWAVGAARESARGRPQGAHTGPAPPPRREIWALGTSGKKYQALTATEQTALAPAEQPRRFGVYLDYERGQLCFYNAESMSHIHTFHICCCRQRVFPFFRVLARGTRIKICT is encoded by the exons ATGGCGGCGCCGTTGGCGCTGGGCGGCCCCGGTTCCCTGCGGCCGGACCCGGTGGAGACGCTGCAGGAGGAGGCGATCTGCGCCATCTGCCTCGACTACTTCGCCGACCCAGTGTCCATCGGCTGCGGGCACAATTTCTGCCGCGGCTGCATCTCCCGACTCTGggcccgcggcggcggcggtgcaactgagcccggcccggagcgCTCCGAGCtcggcgaggaggaggaggaagaggaggaagaggaggaagagctggaggaagACGAGCTGGATgtagagcaggaggaggaggaggacggcgtggaggaggaggaggaggatgacgATATgtgggaggaagatgaggaggaggaggaagaggaggaaggcgAGCTGTGGGGAGACCCcgctgaggatgaggaggaggaggaggatgatgaaggCGGCGCAGCGTGGGCCGGGGGCGCGGAGGGGAGCGGCCTCTATCTGGGCTACGACGAGGACGTGATGGAGGCGGAcgtggaggaggaagaggaggcggAGGACGAAGACGACGAGGAGGAGGATGACGACGACGACGACGAcgacgaggaggaggaaggcCCCGCCGCCTTCACCTGCCCGCAGTGCCGCAAATCCTTCTCGCAGCGCAGCTTCCGCCCCAACCTGCAGCTGGCCAACATGGTGCACATCATCCGCCAGCTGCACCCGgggcccgcccccgccgccacCGGCACCACCGGCAGCACCGGCACCGGCCCCGAGCCCGGCGGCGCCCCCGGGGGCCCCCCCGAGCTGTGCCCCAAGCACCGGGAGCCGCTGAAGCTTTTCTGCGAGCAGGACCTGGCCCCGATCTGCGTGGTGTGCAGGGAGGCGCGGGGGCACAAGCAGCACAGCGTGCTGCCCCTGGATGAGGCCCTGCAGGAGTGCAAG aCCAAGCTCCAGAGCCACCTGGAGCCCCTCCGGAGGCAGCTGGAGGCGGTGCTGAAGCAGAAATCCAGCGAGGAGGAGAAAATCTCCCTGCTCAGG GAGCAGATGCAGGCGGagatgcaggagctggaggccGATTtcgaggagctgcagcagttcctggccggggagcagctgctgctgctgcggcagcTGCAGGAGCGGCACCAGGCGCTGCAGGCGCGGCAGCAACGCAACCTCAGCGCCCTGGAGGAGAGGGGAGCGGCCCTGCAGCGCCTGATCAGCGAGGCCGAGGCCGCggggaggcaggaggggctgcagctgctcaag GACATCAAAGGCACCTTCATCAG GTGTGAGAACATCAAATTCCAGGAGCCCGAGATGATCCCGGTGGACGTGGGGAGGAAGTTCAGGAATTGTTTCCTGCAGGACGTGGTGATGAGGAAGATGGAAAAGGTCTTCAGCAAAGTGCCCcaag CCGACGTCACCCTGGACCCGTCCACGGCGCACCCGcggctctgcctgtccctggacCGGCGCAGCGTCCGTCTGTCCGAGCGGCGCCCGGAGCCCGCGGACGGCGCCCGGCAGccgcagcagccccagcagccgccccagcagcagcaccagcagcgcCCGGACGGCACCGGCGGCTCCAGCGGCGACCTCTGCGTGCTCGGCTCCCCCGGCTTCACCGCCGGCCGCCACTACTGGGAGGTGGAGGTGGGCGGGCGCCGGGGCTGGGCCGTGGGCGCCGCCCGCGAGAGCGCCCGGGGCCGGCCCCAGGGCGCCCACACCgggcccgcgccgccgcccagGCGCGAGATCTGGGCCCTGGGCACCTCGGGCAAGAAGTACCAGGCGCTGACGGCCACGGAGCAAACGGCGCTGGCGCCCGCCGAGCAGCCCAGGAGGTTTGGGGTCTACCTGGACTACGAGCGCGGCCAGCTCTGCTTCTACAACGCCGAGAGCATGAGCCACATCCACACCTTCCACATCTGCTGCTGCCGCCAGCGCGTCTTCCCCTTCTTCCGCGTGCTGGCCCGCGGCACCCGCATCAAGATCTGCACCTGA
- the RACK1 gene encoding small ribosomal subunit protein RACK1 — protein MTEQMTLRGTLKGHNGWVTQIATTPQFPDMILSASRDKTIIMWKLTRDETNYGIPQRALRGHSHFVSDVVISSDGQFALSGSWDGTLRLWDLTTGTTTRRFVGHTKDVLSVAFSSDNRQIVSGSRDKTIKLWNTLGVCKYTVQDESHSEWVSCVRFSPNSSNPIIVSCGWDKLVKVWNLANCKLKTNHIGHTGYLNTVTVSPDGSLCASGGKDGQAMLWDLNEGKHLYTLDGGDVINALCFSPNRYWLCAATGPSIKIWDLEGKIIVDELKQEVISTSSKAEPPQCTSLAWSADGQTLFAGYTDNLVRVWQVTIGTR, from the exons ATGACGGAGCAGATGACCCTGCGCGGCACCCTGAAGGGCCACAACGGCTGGGTGACGCAGATCGCCACCACGCCGCAGTTCCCCGACATGATCCTGTCGGCCTCGCGCG ACAAGACCATCATCATGTGGAAGCTGACGCGTGACGAGACCAACTACGGGATCCCGCAGCGGGCGCTGCGCGGGCACTCGCACTTTGTCAGCGACGTGGTGATCTCGTCCGACGGGCAGTTTGCGCTGTCCGGCTCCTGGGATGGCACCCTGCGCCTCTGGGACCTCACCAC GGGCACCACCACGCGCCGTTTCGTGGGGCACACCAAGGACGTGCTGAGCGTGGCCTTCTCCTCCGACAACCGCCAGATCGTGTCGGGCTCGCGGGACAAAACCATCAAGCTCTGGAACACCCTGGGCGTCTGCAAGTACACCGTGCAG GACGAGAGCCACTCCGAGTGGGTTTCGTGCGTTCGCTTctcccccaacagcagcaacCCCATCATCGTCTCCTGCGGCTGGGACAAGCTGGTCAAG GTGTGGAACCTGGCCAACTGCAAGCTGAAGACGAACCACATCGGGCACACGGGGTACCTGAACACGGTCACCGTGTCACCCGACGGCTCCCTGTGCGCCTCCGGGGGAAAG gaCGGGCAGGCCATGCTGTGGGACCTGAACGAGGGCAAGCACCTGTACACGCTGGACGGGGGGGACGTGATCAACGCGCTCTGCTTCAGCCCCAACCGCTACTGGCTGTGCGCTGCCACCGGCCCCAGCATCAAGATCTGg GACCTGGAGGGGAAGATCATCGTGGACGAGCTGAAGCAGGAGGTGatcagcaccagcagcaaagcGGAGCCGCCCCAGTGCACCTCGCTGGCCTGGTCAGCAGATGGGCAG acTCTCTTCGCCGGCTACACCGACAACCTGGTGCGGGTGTGGCAGGTGACCATCGGCACCCGCTGA
- the LOC136570342 gene encoding uncharacterized protein, with protein MGAARAGTEGGEEEEEEEEKKKKEEKEKKEKEKRKKKKKKKEKKEKKKKEKENKEKNKEKKKKEKEEKKEEKEKEKKEKEKKKKEKEKKEKEKKKEKEKKKKKEKKKEEKEKLRNQPPS; from the exons ATGGGGGCGGCGCGGGCCGGCacggagggaggggaggaggaggaggaggaggaggagaagaaaaagaaggaggagaaggagaagaaggagaaggagaagaggaagaagaagaagaagaaaaaggagaagaaggagaagaagaagaaggagaaggagaacaAGGAGAAGaacaaggagaagaagaagaaggagaaggaggagaagaaggaggagaaggagaaggagaagaaggagaaggaaaagaagaagaaggagaaggagaagaaggagaaggaaaagaagaaggagaaggagaagaagaagaagaaggagaagaagaaggaggagaaggagaagctcAGGAACCAACCACC ATCTTGA